The sequence below is a genomic window from Schistocerca nitens isolate TAMUIC-IGC-003100 chromosome 4, iqSchNite1.1, whole genome shotgun sequence.
TCTCCATTATCCTCCCTTGTATTCCCATGTATAACATGCACTCACTTGGGTTGAAACAATGTagctatgtgatctgaaaaacaATGTAAATGTGAAAGCTGAGCTGCAATGTCGAGCTTTCGGATTATTTTCTTGTTGGGCACCACAAATTAATAAACTGAATGAAAATAACATTTGCACAAAAACAGTTCAAATTTCAATAAATGCTTTATTCCATGCACAAGTCTGTACTGAATAAAGCTTTTATTTTTCAACTGAATCCTTGTGtggaaatatttttgcattttgtgcaacatcttgtgtttgtgtgtatctattgctcagttcctattatttacatTTGACATGAAAGTTGAGTGATTAGGACAAACACTCAAAATAAAATAACTAATCATAAAACCAACCTTTATATGTATATTCCAAAGCACTTGTAATGGTTCTCATGTCAGTTTCAATGCTTCTTGCCCAATTTTCTGCATCTCCTATTTCCTTCAGAGCACTACTAAAGCTCTCTACTAGGCTGACCCACTGTTGTGTTTGTTTAGCAAAATTAGTAGCACTGTGATGAAGCTGCTTTGCTTCAGCATCCAAACGCTTCTGATTTAGATATGCTTGAGCAACACTGAAACATGAAAATCAATCATCTGTTAAGCCACATTCCAAAGATTTTTTTCTACTGTATACCAAAATTCTGCTGTTTACATCCAACTCATTTCCATTAGTTTGGTAACATGTGTATTGTATGACTTATTTTGTCAAAACACACAACTCACAGTACTCAGTTGTCAATGAATTCATGTATAATGAAATGTAGAACCAAACTGATGCAGGCACTGTAGGATGAAATTATccagttctcaaaaaaaaaaaacaggacactTAAATGTCTTAATACTCCTGAATCACACCAGGGTTATGGCAGCTCTCTACCTTTAGATCTTTCTAGGTTCTCTTGAATATGAAACAGCTATCGTGCGTGTCCATTTGCCTTCCAACACTTAAATGGGTGCTATGATTTGAAGAACCACAATTACCTAAATTCAAGATGTGGTGGTTGTAGAGGAAACATTTTGGTCTTTATAGTTTATTCCAATAAATATAGGCATTTGGTCAGATTCCAATGCTGTCTCAATTTTCATGTTGTGCCAGaggtctgaaagcttgtaaaaggaAATGACAGAGCAGTTACATTTCAGTTTTCTTTATAGATATCTTGTGATATTTGCTTCGAAATGAATATGAATCCTAAAACAAGGCAGAGTATATACATCTGGATCCTTCTAAATGCTGATATGATGTGGTTTCAACCAGACAGATATA
It includes:
- the LOC126251556 gene encoding biogenesis of lysosome-related organelles complex 1 subunit 1 produces the protein MLSTLVKEHQAKQTARKEAQEQKRREAVAAATNLTEALVDHLNVGVAQAYLNQKRLDAEAKQLHHSATNFAKQTQQWVSLVESFSSALKEIGDAENWARSIETDMRTITSALEYTYKVSQESS